AATAGGAAATAACAGGAGGAAAGAATGAAATATAAGGCAATTGTATGTGATTTAGATGGCACATTACTTAATTCTCAACATACAATATCTAAATATACAAGAGATGTAATAAAAGATGTAACAAATCTTGGAGTAAAGTTTTTTATTGCAACTGGAAGACATCATATGGACGCCTTAAAATTTAAAGAGATGTTGGGATTGGATTCATATCTTATCAGTTCAAATGGAGCTAGAATACACAATGAAAATAATGAGATTATTTTTAAAGGGGATATACCTAAGGAATTGAGTAATGAAATATTTGATCTTAATATAAATGAAGAAATTTATAAAAACATATATAAAGATGATTTCTGGTTTTCTGAAAAGCCTTTGGACGAAGCTCATGAATATCACAAAGAATCTGGCTTCACCTATAGTGTAAGAAAATTTTCAGAATTAAAAAATAGTGAAGTAATAAAGTTTTTTTATATTAATGAAGATGAAAAGCTCATAAGAAACCTCGAAAATGAAATAAATGAAAAATTTGGAAATAGGATAAACCTCACTCTTTCTCTTCCAATATGTTTGGAGATAATGAATAAAGGAATTTCCAAAGGAAATGCAATAAAAGATATACTTCTTCCAAAATTTAAAATAACTCCAGAGGAGGTAATATCATTTGGCGATGGATTAAATGACTATGAGATGCTTGATATAGTGGGAGAAGGACTTCTCATGGGAAATTGCAATCCGAGATTAAAAGAGCTTCTTCCAAATAATAAAGTAATTGGAAGAAACGATGAAGATGGAGTGGCTGAATATTTAAAGAAAGTTTTCTTGTAATAAAAAAGGGTAGATAATAGTATTATAATAAAAAGTGAGGGGAAATATGAAAAAAGCACTAAAAGCGGCATTTAAAGCAACAATGCCGGTTTTTTTCGGATATATTTTTGTAGGAATGGCCTTTGGACTTCTATGTCAAAGAAATGGATATAATTTTATCTGGGCATTGTTTATAGGAATAGGAGTATATTCAGGCTCTATGCAGTTTGTACTTTTAAATCTTTTAATGGGAGGAGCAGGAATAGCAGAAGCTGTTATTACTACTCTGATAGTAAATGCAAGATATGCTCTTTATGGAATATCTTTTACTAATTTATTTAAAAAGATGAAAAGAGTAAGACCATATATGATACATACACTTACAGATGAAGTATATGCCATCATGTGTTCAGTAAAGACTCCATTGGGAGTAAATAGAAAACAACTTTTTTTAGCAATAGCAGGGTTAAGTCATTTTTATTGGGTATTAGGAGGAGTATTGGGAGCAATACTTGGTTCTGCTGTACATTTTAACAGCAAGGGAATAGATTTTGCTATGACAGCTTTATTTATAGTTATATTTGTAGATCAATTTCTTACTTTTCCAACAAGAACACCTAGTATATTAGGTATATTGAGTGGGCTTGTATGTTTAATATTCTTAGGTTCTAAAAATATGCTGATTCCATCTATAGCAATTATAATAGTTTTTCTGATTGTATTTAAACCAAGGCTGGAAAAGAAAATAGAGGCAGCAAAGAAAAGAGGAGTGAAATAATATGAGAGCAGGATTTTTGTATTCAGTTTCTATAATTACAGCAGTAGCTGTTACTTCATATTTTTTAAGAGCTTTTCCTTTTCTGGTATTGAATAAAAAAAATAAGGCAGTGGAAAAATATATGATGTATCTAGGGAAGGTATTACCCCCAGCAGTAATTGGAATACTTATTATATTTTGTTTAAAAGATACAAGCATAGTAAATTCACCTTATGGAATACCTGAAATGTTGGCAGTGGCAGTAGTTGTACTGCTTCATGTATGGAAAAGAAATAGTTTGATAAGCATTTTAGGTGGAACTGTATTTTATATGTATCTCGTTCAAAAAATATTTTAATGTAGCATATGTTACCGAATTTATTTTTTCTATATAGTAATATATGCGTAGAAAGATGTAATAAATGGAGAGGTGACATATAAATGATAAGAAAAATAATAAAAATTGATGAAGAAAAATGTAATGGTTGTGGAATATGTGTTTCAGCTTGCCATGAAGGCGCAATTGGAATGGTAAATGGCAAAGCAAAGCTTATGAGAGATGACTATTGTGATGGGTTGGGAGATTGCCTTCCAGCCTGCCCAGTAAATGCAATCAGTTTTGAGGAAAGAGAAGCTGCTGAATATGATGAAGCAGCAGTGAAAGCCAATATGGCAGCAAAGAAAATTGCATCTGCCAATCCACTTCCTTGTGGTTGTCCGGGAACACAATCTAAAACTATTGAGAGAAAAACTGCAAAGTTAGAAAATTGTACTACATCAAATGAAATAGAATCTCAATTAAATCAATGGCCTGTACAAATAAAGCTTGTACCTGTCAATGCACCATATTTTAATGAAGCTAATTTATTGATAGCAGCAGATTGTACAGCATATGCTTATGGAGATTTTCATAATAAATTTATAAAAAACAGAATAACTCTGATAGGGTGCCCTAAATTAGATGAGGGAGATTATGCTGATAAATTAACTGCAATTCTTGAAAATAATAATATAAAATCACTTACTGTGGTGCGTATGCAGGTTCCATGCTGTGGAGGAATAGTAAATGCAGTGAAAAAAGCATTGCTTCAGAGCAGTAAACTAATACCTTGGAACATTGTAACAATATCTACAAGTGGAGAAATAATAGAAGATTAATAAATATGTATTAAAGAGGCTGTATGTTAAAACAGCCTCTTTTAAATTATTTAAAAGTAGAAATTTTTTTTAAAATAGAGTACTATATAAACAAAATATATTGAAAATAGGGGGAAGATTATGTTTAAAAAAATAGATATGTTTGTATTTTGGTGTGCAATGATTTTAGATGTTGCTTGTTTGCTTTTAGCTGTTTTATTTATAGTAACTTTTGAAATTTTCGGTATAAATAAAATAACTATGTATATAATTAAAAATCCAGAAAGGCTTTTTATGTATGGTCAAATTCTTGCATATTTTGCTATATTCATCTATACTTTAAAAAATAAATATTTTAAAATAAAATATTTTTTAGGTTATCTGATTTCCAGTATTATAATATCAAAAGCTATAGGATTTTTATCAAATGCTTTTCTTGTAGATAATATTAAAAGTGCAAAACCAGTGGAATTTATATCTATCTTAATAATTTTAGTAATAGGTTTTGCATATTTGGAAGGTTATTTGTATCAGATCTTTAAAAATATATCTTATGAAAAGAATAAGGAAATTCAATAGATAAAGTAAGAAATTATATGGAGGCTATATAATGAGAATTTATAAAAATAAAGAAGAATTAAAATCTGAAATAAAGAAAACCTATGAAAAATATATTTTAGAATTTGATGATATTCCTGAAAGATTAAAAGATAAAAAAATTGAGGAAACAGATAGAACTCCTGCAGAAAATCTTGCTTATCAAGTGGGATGGACAACATTGATTTTGAAATGGGAAAATGATCATAAAAAAGGATATGAAGTTAAAACCCCATCAGAAAATTTTAAATGGAATGAGTTAAATAAACTTTATCAATATTTTACAGATACATATGCACATTTGTCTTTGAAAGAGCTAAAGGAATTACTTAATGAGAACATAGAGAATATTTATAAATTAATAGATAGTATGAGTGAAGAAGAATTATTTAAGCCTCATCAAAGAAAATGGGCAGATGAAGCAACTAAAAATGCAGTATGGGAGGTTTATAAGTTTATACACATAAACACAGTAGCACCTTTTGGGACTTTTAGAACTAAAATAAGAAAATGGAAAAAATTAGTATTATAATATATTAAAAAAATTAAAACAAAAAACTGCCTTTTATGGCAGCTTTTTTCATTTAATATAACGTTTTTGTTTTTCAGCTCTTTTAGTAAGGAGTTTTATCTCTTGCCACATAACATAAGCTGCTCCTATGCAGGAAATAGTATCTGCCACAGGAAAGCTCATTAATATTCCATCTGCACCAAAAAATACAGGGAGGATATAAGCAAGAGGAATAGATAGAACAGCCAGTCTTAGTATGATAAATCTAGTAGTTATCATACCTTTCCCAACAGCTTGAAAATAATTTGTACATGAAAGATAAATTGCAGTACTTATCATTAAGCCAAGGTGTATATATGTACCTCTTATAGTATATTCTGTAAGTTCAAGGTCATTTTTTACAAAGAAATTAACTACTGTACGGGCATTTACTATTACTACAAATAAAAGAAACAACGAAATTACAGCAGTCAATGTTATTGAAGAATAAAATATCTTTTTTACCCTTTCATAATTTTTAGCCCCCCAGTTGTAAGATAAAAGAGGCTGCCTTCCTTGATTCAATCCCATGTACCCAGTATTTATACAAGTTCTCAGTAATGAAAGAATCCCCATTCCAGCAAGTGCCACATCTCCACCATATTTTGCAAGCTGTATATTCAGTACATAGACATAAGCACCATTGAGAAATTGATTGAGAAAGCCAGAATTTCCTATATAAAAAACCTTTTTTAAAAGTTCATGATTATATTTTATATATTTTAGCTTTAAAGTAAGAATATCGCTTTTCAGAAAATGGTATATAAGGATAACCCCAGGAACAACATTGGCGATAGCAGTAGCTATTGCAGCTCCTTTCATTCCCATACCATATCTCATGATAAGTATATAGTCTAGAACTATATTAACTATGGCACTGGCAAGATTTATGACCATAGATTCCATTGGTCTTCCCTCTAGTCTGACGAAAGAACAGTAAGTTATATAAATCAGTTGAAAAATGGTAACTGGAAATAAATATTTATTATATTCAACTGCATAGGCAAAACTATTTTTGTAGCCCCCATAAAAGAAACTATTTCTTCAAGAAAAAGCATACCTAATACAGTGTATATTCCTCCAATAACAATCAAAGCATAAAAACATGTTCCAAGAACTCTTCTTGCATCTTCTATTTTATTCTCTCCCATTTTAATTCCAGCAAGAGCACAGCCACCTATGCTGAAAAGTACTCCTGTAGCACTTAAAATAAGAACTATTGGAAAAGTAACAGCAAGAGCAGAAATTCCATTTCTCCCTACAGCCTGTCCAATATAATACCTATCTGTAACATTGTATATTATCCCTATAAGTATAGCAAAAGTTGCTGGTATAGAAAAACGAATGAGCAGAGATAATATATTTCCATCTCTGAATTCTTTTTCCTGTTGTGTCATCTAATCCCCTCCGATTTTTTTAAAAGAGTTACAAGACTTTTTCAAAATTCTCGTCATCACTTTTTTCTCTTTTTTAGGTCCTTTTGTCCTTCCACCGTTATTTCTTATTTTCTTTGATATATGCCTTGTGAAAAGTAGCTGATCTATATTAAATTGATTGTAAATAAGTCCATTTTGATTAAGAGCAGCAGCTTTTTTTGCAAGTACCATTGAAGCTAATCCAAAATCTTGAGTAACGACTATATCTCCCGGCTCTGTATTTCTTAAAAGAACAAAATCTACTGAATCATTTCCCTGAGAAACATAGACAGTTTCAGCATATGATTTATCTATTTTGTGAGCTTCATCACAGAAAATAATAGTTTTTACTCCATATTTTCTACCAGTTTCAATAGTTATATCTACTACAGGACAGGCATCTGCATCTATTAAAATTTTCATTATATTCTCCTTTAGTGTTATATATCAGCCTATATAATATAACATATTTTTTAGATTATTTCTTAGTATTTTTAATTCTTTTTTATTAATAAATAATATATCTGAACATAAGGAAATGAAGAGTATTATAAAAAAGGAGAAATTCATAAACTTGAATTCTCCTTTTATTATTTTGTTAAAATTATTTAAAAATTTAAAATAATATGGAGCAAATAAAAAAGCACTGAATAAATACAGTGTTTTAAGTTTTACTTTCTATTATTATTTTGAAGTAAAAAACTTATGAAACTATTAATTTTAACTATAGAAAAAACTCTAAAGTAGTTTTGTCTGATGAAGCCTCATATGTAACTGTATATTTTATATTACGAAGTTCTTCATCATACATTAAAAAAATTTTATTTTC
Above is a window of Fusobacterium varium DNA encoding:
- the cof gene encoding HMP-PP phosphatase, encoding MKYKAIVCDLDGTLLNSQHTISKYTRDVIKDVTNLGVKFFIATGRHHMDALKFKEMLGLDSYLISSNGARIHNENNEIIFKGDIPKELSNEIFDLNINEEIYKNIYKDDFWFSEKPLDEAHEYHKESGFTYSVRKFSELKNSEVIKFFYINEDEKLIRNLENEINEKFGNRINLTLSLPICLEIMNKGISKGNAIKDILLPKFKITPEEVISFGDGLNDYEMLDIVGEGLLMGNCNPRLKELLPNNKVIGRNDEDGVAEYLKKVFL
- the ygaZ_2 gene encoding Inner membrane protein YgaZ, which gives rise to MKKALKAAFKATMPVFFGYIFVGMAFGLLCQRNGYNFIWALFIGIGVYSGSMQFVLLNLLMGGAGIAEAVITTLIVNARYALYGISFTNLFKKMKRVRPYMIHTLTDEVYAIMCSVKTPLGVNRKQLFLAIAGLSHFYWVLGGVLGAILGSAVHFNSKGIDFAMTALFIVIFVDQFLTFPTRTPSILGILSGLVCLIFLGSKNMLIPSIAIIIVFLIVFKPRLEKKIEAAKKRGVK
- a CDS encoding Branched-chain amino acid transport protein (AzlD) translates to MRAGFLYSVSIITAVAVTSYFLRAFPFLVLNKKNKAVEKYMMYLGKVLPPAVIGILIIFCLKDTSIVNSPYGIPEMLAVAVVVLLHVWKRNSLISILGGTVFYMYLVQKIF
- a CDS encoding Uncharacterized Fe-S center protein; amino-acid sequence: MIRKIIKIDEEKCNGCGICVSACHEGAIGMVNGKAKLMRDDYCDGLGDCLPACPVNAISFEEREAAEYDEAAVKANMAAKKIASANPLPCGCPGTQSKTIERKTAKLENCTTSNEIESQLNQWPVQIKLVPVNAPYFNEANLLIAADCTAYAYGDFHNKFIKNRITLIGCPKLDEGDYADKLTAILENNNIKSLTVVRMQVPCCGGIVNAVKKALLQSSKLIPWNIVTISTSGEIIED
- a CDS encoding Uncharacterized conserved protein, giving the protein MRIYKNKEELKSEIKKTYEKYILEFDDIPERLKDKKIEETDRTPAENLAYQVGWTTLILKWENDHKKGYEVKTPSENFKWNELNKLYQYFTDTYAHLSLKELKELLNENIENIYKLIDSMSEEELFKPHQRKWADEATKNAVWEVYKFIHINTVAPFGTFRTKIRKWKKLVL
- the mepA_7 gene encoding Multidrug export protein mepA; its protein translation is MESMVINLASAIVNIVLDYILIMRYGMGMKGAAIATAIANVVPGVILIYHFLKSDILTLKLKYIKYNHELLKKVFYIGNSGFLNQFLNGAYVYVLNIQLAKYGGDVALAGMGILSLLRTCINTGYMGLNQGRQPLLSYNWGAKNYERVKKIFYSSITLTAVISLFLLFVVIVNARTVVNFFVKNDLELTEYTIRGTYIHLGLMISTAIYLSCTNYFQAVGKGMITTRFIILRLAVLSIPLAYILPVFFGADGILMSFPVADTISCIGAAYVMWQEIKLLTKRAEKQKRYIK
- the mepA_8 gene encoding Multidrug export protein mepA, which encodes MTQQEKEFRDGNILSLLIRFSIPATFAILIGIIYNVTDRYYIGQAVGRNGISALAVTFPIVLILSATGVLFSIGGCALAGIKMGENKIEDARRVLGTCFYALIVIGGIYTVLGMLFLEEIVSFMGATKIVLPMQLNIINIYFQLPFFN
- the yaiI gene encoding Uncharacterized BCR, YaiI/YqxD family COG1671 gives rise to the protein MKILIDADACPVVDITIETGRKYGVKTIIFCDEAHKIDKSYAETVYVSQGNDSVDFVLLRNTEPGDIVVTQDFGLASMVLAKKAAALNQNGLIYNQFNIDQLLFTRHISKKIRNNGGRTKGPKKEKKVMTRILKKSCNSFKKIGGD